In Zingiber officinale cultivar Zhangliang chromosome 1A, Zo_v1.1, whole genome shotgun sequence, a genomic segment contains:
- the LOC122015890 gene encoding disease resistance protein RGA2-like isoform X2 — protein sequence MAVALTVGGWFAQAFIQTLIDKASDKSIQLFAERRGFAEDMENLHPSLLEIQIILDEVQSSGCNDTKWKTLIQELKDAAYDAEDLIDEFQYHVLRQKIKGEEEDKLATGSSGLSNMFYAAKKKLLGSSHSLEEDDTRARVRKMQGRLEKIANRMKSIMNVLPPNDRRKRPEVKFQARESCSSPVTDILFGRDKELNQVVDWLLGSANQVEPASAFVNDAFSVLPIVGIGGAGKTTLAQYAHKHNRVQVHFHLKIWVCVSDNFTVQGLAKSIIQSVTPQKQYDNMGLEPLQKLLHEHIANKKFLLVLDDMWSDNKSIWHKLCALLKVGAHGSKIIVTTRDMKVSKMVSLVEPILLHGLDEDAFWQLFKKCSFGTLDPEDYPELKDIGRNIAGKLKGSPLAAKTLGSVLQSDLCQQHWDTIMKSDIWKIKQDEDDIMPALHLSYQYLNENLKQCFTFCSLFPKDYLFDKDKLVQMWMAEGFIEDNNTKRMEDVGSDYFLEFINRSFFQELQFGEFVMHDLIHDLAEMISTEETCRIENNRQTKMLSTIRHLRVGGKLPLDFSGYDKLHTLMLRKKSSPDSLFEKLRSIRVLDVSWCSLQELSEHIGKLIHLRYLDISWNSEIKILPDLLSYLYNLQTLKVKGCSKLEYIPQELSKLVNLRCIDANDMFLVMMKDVRRLTNLQELPTFSVQEDDGLKLEQLKDMTQLHGTLHIQNLENVVDGTEAQHAELKNKVHLKELVLQWNDEKDAKLEEEVIEGLQPHESLKILTIRGYNGGRSPSWLMPKVLSNLETLDLVNCKGWDDVLPFIGQRLHLIELRMVSMPALKQLSHEFEGKCFPKLEMLELYDLPALEEWSWTEGKDLFPCMRELCARDCPKLNRLPPFPPSLEILAITNCPSLILNNKTEDDEEGSCHLPPSIKVLELDNCGEYSKLLPDCLPNLRLVTRLTIRHCPRIASIPLVQLVELQYLYISNCDELRRMECLGLLKSLEKLKIVRCPMLVQLDVEDEQAGGLSSLRKLCVDNTALLKMFPLRNSLSFIKELEIESCSEEVIFEDAILMQSLTAVTSLSFRYCKKLQSLPTELLHNFPLLEKLEMCDCPQLQSLPEIRLSPFLKALEICNCPQIQAMPEDGLPMSLDVFICIGKVHPTLEEQSERFYMERVMRRLMKARLELK from the exons ATGGCGGTCGCACTAACAGTGGGGGGATGGTTCGCGCAGGCCTTCATCCAGACCTTGATCGATAAGGCCAGCGATAAATCCATCCAACTGTTTGCCGAACGCCGGGGTTTCGCTGAGGACATGGAAAATCTGCACCCATCGCTGCTGGAGATTCAAATCATCCTTGACGAGGTACAGAGTAGTGGGTGCAACGACACCAAATGGAAGACATTGATACAGGAACTCAAGGATGCTGCTTATGATGCTGAGGACTTGATAGATGAGTTCCAATATCATGTCCTCAGGCAGAAGATCAAAGGTGAAGAAGAGGACAAGTTAGCAACTGGCTCCAGTGGCCTTTCAAACATGTTCTATGCTGCTAAAAAAAAGTTATTGGGTTCTTCTCATTCCTTGGAGGAAGATGATACGAGAGCTAGAGTGAGGAAGATGCAAGGAAGGCTGGAGAAAATTGCTAATCGTATGAAGAGCATCATGAATGTGTTACCACCAAATGATAGAAGGAAGCGACCTGAGGTGAAGTTTCAGGCTCGAGAATCATGCTCTTCCCCGGTGACGGACATATTGTTTGGCAGAGACAAAGAACTGAATCAAGTGGTGGACTGGTTGTTGGGGTCAGCTAATCAGGTGGAACCTGCATCGGCATTTGTCAACGATGCTTTTTCGGTCTTGCCCATTGTCGGGATAGGAGGGGCCGGAAAGACTACTCTTGCTCAGTATGCGCACAAACACAACAGAGTTCAGGTTCATTTTCACCTCAAGATTTGGGTCTGTGTGTCTGACAATTTCACTGTGCAAGGACTCGCTAAATCTATAATACAGTCAGTAACTCCACAAAAACAATATGATAACATGGGGTTAGAACCTCTTCAAAAACTACTCCATGAGCATATTGCGAATAAGAAATTTCTGCTTGTTCTTGACGACATGTGGAGCGATAATAAGAGTATCTGGCATAAATTATGTGCACTACTTAAAGTTGGAGCTCATGGTAGCAAAATCATTGTTACGACTCGAGATATGAAAGTTTCAAAAATGGTTAGCTTGGTGGAACCAATTTTGCTCCATGGTTTAGACGAAGATGCCTTTTGGCAATTGTTCAAGAAATGCTCATTTGGTACACTCGACCCTGAAGACTATCCAGAGCTAAAAGACATTGGTAGAAATATTGCTGGCAAGTTGAAGGGCTCACCATTAGCCGCAAAGACACTCGGCAGTGTTCTGCAATCAGATTTGTGCCAGCAACACTGGGACACCATAATGAAGAGCGACATATGGAAAATAAAACAAGATGAAGATGACATTATGCCAGCCCTGCATTTAAGTTATCAATATCTTAATGAAAATCTGAAACAGTGCTTTACTTTTTGCTCATTGTTTCCTAAAGACTACCTATTCGATAAAGACAAATTGGTTCAAATGTGGATGGCCGAAGGCTTCATCGAAGATAATAACACAAAGAGGATGGAAGATGTTGGAAGCGACTATTTTCTTGAGTTTATTAACCGGTCTTTCTTTCAAGAATTGCAATTTGGTGAATTCGTGATGCATGACCTTATACATGATTTAGCTGAGATGATTTCTACGGAAGAGACATGTAGGATTGAAAATAACAGACAAACAAAGATGCTTTCCACGATTCGGCATCTACGAGTAGGAGGAAAATTGCCATTGGATTTCTCTGGATACGACAAGTTGCACACCTTGATGTTGAGAAAAAAATCATCTCCcgatagcctctttgaaaaactaaGAAGCATTCGTGTTTTGGATGTAAGTTGGTGTTCCTTGCAGGAGTTATCTGAACATATTGGTAAATTGATTCACCTCCGTTACCTTGATATATCATGGAAttctgaaattaaaattttgcctGACTTACTATCCTACCTTTATAATTTGCAAACACTGAAGGTAAAAGGTTGTTCTAAACTAGAGTACATACCACAAGAATTGAGTAAGTTGGTCAATTTGAGATGCattgatgcaaatgacatgttttTGGTGATGATGAAGGATGTACGAAGATTAACTAATCTTCAAGAATTGCCAACATTTAGTGTTCAAGAGGATGACGGACTCAAGCTTGAACAACTAAAGGATATGACCCAGCTTCATGGAACACTTCATATTCAAAATCTTGAGAATGTGGTCGATGGCACAGAAGCACAGCATGCTGAGTTAAAGAACAAAGTCCATCTAAAAGAATTGGTGCTGCAATGGAATGATGAGAAGGATGCCAAGTTGGAAGAGGAAGTAATTGAAGGTCTGCAGCCACACGAATCACTCAAAATATTGACAATTAGAGGGTACAATGGAGGTAGGTCGCCTAGTTGGTTGATGCCAAAAGTTCTATCCAATTTGGAAACACTTGACTTGGTAAATTGCAAGGGATGGGATGACGTTCTGCCATTTATTGGTCAACGTTTGCATCTGATTGAACTTCGCATGGTCAGCATGCCTGCTTTGAAACAACTGAGTCATGAATTTGAAGGCAAGTGTTTTCCCAAATTGGAAATGCTTGAGTTGTACGATTTGCCGGCATTAGAGGAGTGGTCTTGGACTGAGGGTAAAGATCTATTTCCCTGCATGCGTGAACTTTGTGCCAGAGATTGTCCCAAACTAAACAGATTACCTCCCTTCCCTCCTTCCCTAGAAATATTGGCAATAACAAACTGTCCCAGTCTCATATTAAATAACAAAACGGAAGATGACGAGGAAGGTAGCTGCCATCTACCGCCCTCAATCAAGGTATTAGAATTGGACAACTGTGGCGAATATTCAAAACTTTTGCCTGATTGCTTGCCCAACCTTCGTTTAGTTACTCGATTGACCATAAGGCATTGCCCACGTATAGCGTCTATTCCTCTCGTTCAATTGGTAGAACTGCAATATTTGTACATCTCTAACTGTGATGAGTTGAGACGGATGGAGTGCCTAGGACTCCTTAAATCCCTCGAGAAATTGAAGATCGTAAGATGTCCTATGCTAGTTCAGTTGGATGTAGAAGATGAGCAAGCAGGGGGCTTGTCATCTCTGCGTAAATTATGTGTGGACAACACTGCTCTGCTTAAAATGTTTCCTCTGAGAAACTCACTGTCATTCATCAAAGAACTTGAAATTGAATCATGTTCTGAGGAGGTGATATTTGAGGATGCCATATTGATGCAAAGCCTCACTGCTGTTACATCTCTAAGCTTCCGTTATTGTAAGAAACTACAATCCCTGCCAACAGAGCTGCTGCATAACTTTCCCCTCTTAGAAAAATTGGAGATGTGTGACTGTCCACAGCTCCAATCACTGCCAGAGATAAGACTTTCTCCCTTTCTCAAAGCACTAGAAATATGTAACTGTCCACAGATTCAAGCGATGCCAGAGGATGGGCTTCCCATGTCACTAGATGTTTTCATTTGCATTGGCAAAGTACATCCAACGCTGGAGGAGCAGTCGGAAAGGTTCTACATGGAAAGAGTGATGAGGAGA CTTATGAAGGCAAGATTGGAATTGAAATGA
- the LOC122015890 gene encoding disease resistance protein RGA2-like isoform X1: MAVALTVGGWFAQAFIQTLIDKASDKSIQLFAERRGFAEDMENLHPSLLEIQIILDEVQSSGCNDTKWKTLIQELKDAAYDAEDLIDEFQYHVLRQKIKGEEEDKLATGSSGLSNMFYAAKKKLLGSSHSLEEDDTRARVRKMQGRLEKIANRMKSIMNVLPPNDRRKRPEVKFQARESCSSPVTDILFGRDKELNQVVDWLLGSANQVEPASAFVNDAFSVLPIVGIGGAGKTTLAQYAHKHNRVQVHFHLKIWVCVSDNFTVQGLAKSIIQSVTPQKQYDNMGLEPLQKLLHEHIANKKFLLVLDDMWSDNKSIWHKLCALLKVGAHGSKIIVTTRDMKVSKMVSLVEPILLHGLDEDAFWQLFKKCSFGTLDPEDYPELKDIGRNIAGKLKGSPLAAKTLGSVLQSDLCQQHWDTIMKSDIWKIKQDEDDIMPALHLSYQYLNENLKQCFTFCSLFPKDYLFDKDKLVQMWMAEGFIEDNNTKRMEDVGSDYFLEFINRSFFQELQFGEFVMHDLIHDLAEMISTEETCRIENNRQTKMLSTIRHLRVGGKLPLDFSGYDKLHTLMLRKKSSPDSLFEKLRSIRVLDVSWCSLQELSEHIGKLIHLRYLDISWNSEIKILPDLLSYLYNLQTLKVKGCSKLEYIPQELSKLVNLRCIDANDMFLVMMKDVRRLTNLQELPTFSVQEDDGLKLEQLKDMTQLHGTLHIQNLENVVDGTEAQHAELKNKVHLKELVLQWNDEKDAKLEEEVIEGLQPHESLKILTIRGYNGGRSPSWLMPKVLSNLETLDLVNCKGWDDVLPFIGQRLHLIELRMVSMPALKQLSHEFEGKCFPKLEMLELYDLPALEEWSWTEGKDLFPCMRELCARDCPKLNRLPPFPPSLEILAITNCPSLILNNKTEDDEEGSCHLPPSIKVLELDNCGEYSKLLPDCLPNLRLVTRLTIRHCPRIASIPLVQLVELQYLYISNCDELRRMECLGLLKSLEKLKIVRCPMLVQLDVEDEQAGGLSSLRKLCVDNTALLKMFPLRNSLSFIKELEIESCSEEVIFEDAILMQSLTAVTSLSFRYCKKLQSLPTELLHNFPLLEKLEMCDCPQLQSLPEIRLSPFLKALEICNCPQIQAMPEDGLPMSLDVFICIGKVHPTLEEQSERFYMERVMRRVSSLDARLFPCTESFYYCTPSFVLLVNPQISFHVIIYIRFIINFFLPHNFFSFVQAPKCLCYFLDI; the protein is encoded by the coding sequence ATGGCGGTCGCACTAACAGTGGGGGGATGGTTCGCGCAGGCCTTCATCCAGACCTTGATCGATAAGGCCAGCGATAAATCCATCCAACTGTTTGCCGAACGCCGGGGTTTCGCTGAGGACATGGAAAATCTGCACCCATCGCTGCTGGAGATTCAAATCATCCTTGACGAGGTACAGAGTAGTGGGTGCAACGACACCAAATGGAAGACATTGATACAGGAACTCAAGGATGCTGCTTATGATGCTGAGGACTTGATAGATGAGTTCCAATATCATGTCCTCAGGCAGAAGATCAAAGGTGAAGAAGAGGACAAGTTAGCAACTGGCTCCAGTGGCCTTTCAAACATGTTCTATGCTGCTAAAAAAAAGTTATTGGGTTCTTCTCATTCCTTGGAGGAAGATGATACGAGAGCTAGAGTGAGGAAGATGCAAGGAAGGCTGGAGAAAATTGCTAATCGTATGAAGAGCATCATGAATGTGTTACCACCAAATGATAGAAGGAAGCGACCTGAGGTGAAGTTTCAGGCTCGAGAATCATGCTCTTCCCCGGTGACGGACATATTGTTTGGCAGAGACAAAGAACTGAATCAAGTGGTGGACTGGTTGTTGGGGTCAGCTAATCAGGTGGAACCTGCATCGGCATTTGTCAACGATGCTTTTTCGGTCTTGCCCATTGTCGGGATAGGAGGGGCCGGAAAGACTACTCTTGCTCAGTATGCGCACAAACACAACAGAGTTCAGGTTCATTTTCACCTCAAGATTTGGGTCTGTGTGTCTGACAATTTCACTGTGCAAGGACTCGCTAAATCTATAATACAGTCAGTAACTCCACAAAAACAATATGATAACATGGGGTTAGAACCTCTTCAAAAACTACTCCATGAGCATATTGCGAATAAGAAATTTCTGCTTGTTCTTGACGACATGTGGAGCGATAATAAGAGTATCTGGCATAAATTATGTGCACTACTTAAAGTTGGAGCTCATGGTAGCAAAATCATTGTTACGACTCGAGATATGAAAGTTTCAAAAATGGTTAGCTTGGTGGAACCAATTTTGCTCCATGGTTTAGACGAAGATGCCTTTTGGCAATTGTTCAAGAAATGCTCATTTGGTACACTCGACCCTGAAGACTATCCAGAGCTAAAAGACATTGGTAGAAATATTGCTGGCAAGTTGAAGGGCTCACCATTAGCCGCAAAGACACTCGGCAGTGTTCTGCAATCAGATTTGTGCCAGCAACACTGGGACACCATAATGAAGAGCGACATATGGAAAATAAAACAAGATGAAGATGACATTATGCCAGCCCTGCATTTAAGTTATCAATATCTTAATGAAAATCTGAAACAGTGCTTTACTTTTTGCTCATTGTTTCCTAAAGACTACCTATTCGATAAAGACAAATTGGTTCAAATGTGGATGGCCGAAGGCTTCATCGAAGATAATAACACAAAGAGGATGGAAGATGTTGGAAGCGACTATTTTCTTGAGTTTATTAACCGGTCTTTCTTTCAAGAATTGCAATTTGGTGAATTCGTGATGCATGACCTTATACATGATTTAGCTGAGATGATTTCTACGGAAGAGACATGTAGGATTGAAAATAACAGACAAACAAAGATGCTTTCCACGATTCGGCATCTACGAGTAGGAGGAAAATTGCCATTGGATTTCTCTGGATACGACAAGTTGCACACCTTGATGTTGAGAAAAAAATCATCTCCcgatagcctctttgaaaaactaaGAAGCATTCGTGTTTTGGATGTAAGTTGGTGTTCCTTGCAGGAGTTATCTGAACATATTGGTAAATTGATTCACCTCCGTTACCTTGATATATCATGGAAttctgaaattaaaattttgcctGACTTACTATCCTACCTTTATAATTTGCAAACACTGAAGGTAAAAGGTTGTTCTAAACTAGAGTACATACCACAAGAATTGAGTAAGTTGGTCAATTTGAGATGCattgatgcaaatgacatgttttTGGTGATGATGAAGGATGTACGAAGATTAACTAATCTTCAAGAATTGCCAACATTTAGTGTTCAAGAGGATGACGGACTCAAGCTTGAACAACTAAAGGATATGACCCAGCTTCATGGAACACTTCATATTCAAAATCTTGAGAATGTGGTCGATGGCACAGAAGCACAGCATGCTGAGTTAAAGAACAAAGTCCATCTAAAAGAATTGGTGCTGCAATGGAATGATGAGAAGGATGCCAAGTTGGAAGAGGAAGTAATTGAAGGTCTGCAGCCACACGAATCACTCAAAATATTGACAATTAGAGGGTACAATGGAGGTAGGTCGCCTAGTTGGTTGATGCCAAAAGTTCTATCCAATTTGGAAACACTTGACTTGGTAAATTGCAAGGGATGGGATGACGTTCTGCCATTTATTGGTCAACGTTTGCATCTGATTGAACTTCGCATGGTCAGCATGCCTGCTTTGAAACAACTGAGTCATGAATTTGAAGGCAAGTGTTTTCCCAAATTGGAAATGCTTGAGTTGTACGATTTGCCGGCATTAGAGGAGTGGTCTTGGACTGAGGGTAAAGATCTATTTCCCTGCATGCGTGAACTTTGTGCCAGAGATTGTCCCAAACTAAACAGATTACCTCCCTTCCCTCCTTCCCTAGAAATATTGGCAATAACAAACTGTCCCAGTCTCATATTAAATAACAAAACGGAAGATGACGAGGAAGGTAGCTGCCATCTACCGCCCTCAATCAAGGTATTAGAATTGGACAACTGTGGCGAATATTCAAAACTTTTGCCTGATTGCTTGCCCAACCTTCGTTTAGTTACTCGATTGACCATAAGGCATTGCCCACGTATAGCGTCTATTCCTCTCGTTCAATTGGTAGAACTGCAATATTTGTACATCTCTAACTGTGATGAGTTGAGACGGATGGAGTGCCTAGGACTCCTTAAATCCCTCGAGAAATTGAAGATCGTAAGATGTCCTATGCTAGTTCAGTTGGATGTAGAAGATGAGCAAGCAGGGGGCTTGTCATCTCTGCGTAAATTATGTGTGGACAACACTGCTCTGCTTAAAATGTTTCCTCTGAGAAACTCACTGTCATTCATCAAAGAACTTGAAATTGAATCATGTTCTGAGGAGGTGATATTTGAGGATGCCATATTGATGCAAAGCCTCACTGCTGTTACATCTCTAAGCTTCCGTTATTGTAAGAAACTACAATCCCTGCCAACAGAGCTGCTGCATAACTTTCCCCTCTTAGAAAAATTGGAGATGTGTGACTGTCCACAGCTCCAATCACTGCCAGAGATAAGACTTTCTCCCTTTCTCAAAGCACTAGAAATATGTAACTGTCCACAGATTCAAGCGATGCCAGAGGATGGGCTTCCCATGTCACTAGATGTTTTCATTTGCATTGGCAAAGTACATCCAACGCTGGAGGAGCAGTCGGAAAGGTTCTACATGGAAAGAGTGATGAGGAGAGTAAGTAGCCTTGACGCCCGTTTATTTCCATGTACAGAGAGCTTTTATTATTGCACTCCTTCTTTCGTATTGTTAGTTAATCCTCAAATCTCTTTTCACGTCATTATATATATACGATTCATCATCAACTTTTTTTTGCCacacaattttttttcttttgtccaAGCTCCGAAATGTCTTTGCTATTTTTTAGATATTTGA